One stretch of Lachnospiraceae bacterium oral taxon 096 DNA includes these proteins:
- a CDS encoding ATP-dependent RecD-like DNA helicase yields the protein MQKIRCVVERITYQNPENGYSVLKCRVKDYSELVPVIGNMIDANVGSVLLCDGEWKVDAKYGRQFVTQNWEETLPATVYGMEKYLGSGLIKGVGPKFAKKIVQKYGEKTFDIIETNVEVLEEIEGIGKKRVQMIAQSWEKQKEVKNIMLFLQEHQVSTSYAAKIYHHYGNQSIAMMKKNPYQLADDIWGIGFKTADQIAMKLGFEKESYVRLRSGLMYTLSDLSNEGHVFAKKGQLVERASQLLEASQETVMMTMDDMIQKKELILEKNFEIQDEGKERKEGEEENRDQKSEVAIYLPPFYYAEIGVAGKLKKLASSPAKDRLYQELIKERKKTGNVELSVDVTAIERKAKMNYDEIQALAIRQAAIAKVMVLTGGPGTGKTTTTHGIISMYRAYGLKILLAAPTGRAAKRMTETTGLEAKTIHRLLECKPPDGYQRNEEHPLEGDVLIVDECSMIDMILMNSLLKAIPASMRLILIGDIDQLPSVGAGNVLRDIIDSESFLVVRLTRIFRQAQTSRIIMNAHRINQGRMPDISNGNTDFFFVENEAIESFVPQIVKLVSEKLPNYYHLAPRQIQVLTPMQRGVVGATNLNLALQEALNPPEQEIVVRGEKRMVTKPCLHRSGYTFRIDDKVMQIKNNYDKEVFNGDIGTIVSVNESDRTLSVCFDGKVVSYEASELEELVHAYATTIHKAQGSEYPIVVMPMTMSHFIMLQRNLVYTGITRAKKILVMVGTKKALSYAIKNVTITKRNTLLRERLI from the coding sequence GTGCAAAAAATTCGCTGTGTGGTCGAGCGAATTACTTATCAAAATCCAGAAAATGGATACTCCGTTTTGAAATGCAGAGTGAAGGATTACAGCGAATTAGTTCCTGTGATTGGAAATATGATCGATGCCAATGTAGGTTCGGTTCTTTTGTGTGATGGAGAGTGGAAGGTAGATGCAAAGTATGGTCGCCAATTTGTCACACAAAATTGGGAAGAGACACTTCCGGCCACTGTCTATGGCATGGAAAAATACTTGGGTTCTGGACTGATTAAGGGAGTGGGACCAAAATTTGCCAAAAAGATTGTTCAAAAGTATGGGGAGAAGACATTTGATATTATTGAGACCAATGTAGAAGTTTTGGAAGAAATTGAGGGAATCGGAAAAAAGCGTGTGCAGATGATTGCTCAGTCTTGGGAAAAGCAAAAAGAGGTTAAAAATATTATGCTCTTTTTGCAAGAACATCAAGTGTCCACTTCTTATGCAGCTAAGATATACCACCACTATGGAAATCAAAGTATTGCCATGATGAAGAAAAATCCCTATCAATTGGCCGATGATATTTGGGGAATTGGATTTAAGACTGCAGACCAGATAGCAATGAAATTAGGCTTTGAGAAGGAATCCTATGTGCGATTGCGAAGTGGATTGATGTACACACTTTCCGATCTTTCAAATGAAGGTCATGTCTTTGCTAAAAAGGGACAACTTGTAGAACGGGCAAGTCAACTTTTAGAGGCTTCTCAAGAGACCGTGATGATGACGATGGACGATATGATTCAGAAAAAAGAACTCATTCTTGAAAAAAATTTTGAGATTCAAGATGAAGGAAAAGAAAGAAAAGAAGGTGAGGAAGAAAATAGAGATCAAAAGTCGGAGGTTGCCATTTATCTTCCACCATTTTATTATGCAGAAATTGGAGTTGCAGGAAAGTTAAAGAAGTTAGCTTCTTCTCCTGCAAAGGATCGACTCTATCAAGAGCTAATCAAAGAGCGAAAAAAAACAGGCAATGTTGAACTTTCGGTCGATGTCACTGCTATCGAAAGAAAGGCCAAAATGAACTATGATGAGATTCAAGCTCTAGCTATTCGTCAGGCGGCTATAGCAAAGGTGATGGTATTGACAGGAGGACCAGGAACGGGAAAGACAACGACGACGCATGGCATTATTTCGATGTATCGAGCGTATGGATTAAAGATTCTTTTGGCGGCCCCAACAGGGCGTGCCGCCAAGCGAATGACAGAGACCACAGGACTTGAAGCAAAGACCATACATCGACTGTTGGAATGTAAGCCCCCCGATGGTTACCAAAGAAATGAGGAGCATCCACTGGAGGGAGATGTGTTGATTGTCGATGAATGTTCGATGATTGATATGATCTTGATGAATTCCTTATTAAAGGCAATTCCCGCATCAATGCGTCTGATTTTGATTGGAGACATTGACCAGCTGCCAAGTGTCGGGGCGGGAAATGTATTGCGAGACATCATTGACTCGGAAAGCTTTTTGGTGGTGCGGTTGACAAGGATTTTTCGCCAGGCACAGACGAGTCGAATTATTATGAATGCACATCGCATCAATCAGGGAAGGATGCCTGATATCAGCAATGGCAATACTGATTTTTTCTTCGTGGAGAATGAAGCTATAGAAAGCTTTGTGCCACAGATTGTAAAATTAGTGAGTGAAAAATTGCCCAATTACTATCATCTTGCCCCAAGACAAATTCAAGTACTTACACCTATGCAGAGGGGAGTGGTGGGAGCAACAAATTTAAATCTAGCTTTACAGGAAGCACTCAATCCGCCTGAGCAAGAAATTGTGGTCAGGGGAGAAAAACGAATGGTAACAAAGCCATGCCTACATCGAAGTGGCTATACTTTTCGCATAGATGACAAAGTGATGCAAATAAAAAACAATTATGACAAAGAAGTTTTTAATGGAGATATTGGAACGATTGTATCAGTGAATGAGAGTGATCGGACATTGAGCGTGTGCTTTGATGGAAAAGTCGTAAGCTATGAAGCGTCTGAACTAGAGGAACTTGTCCACGCCTATGCCACAACCATTCATAAGGCTCAGGGCTCAGAGTATCCTATTGTGGTGATGCCAATGACCATGAGCCACTTTATTATGTTACAAAGAAATCTTGTTTATACGGGGATTACAAGGGCAAAGAAGATTTTGGTTATGGTCGGGACAAAAAAGGCATTGAGCTATGCAATAAAAAATGTGACTATAACAAAGAGAAATACTCTACTTAGAGAGCGATTAATCTAA
- a CDS encoding YbjN domain-containing protein, which translates to MFKAIRLIMQEMDKVNMHYNVEDMEDVNILSAGYGIENGPTITIKVFSQDDDNDVAVRVYGILHNVAEERIPKIMKVINQCNQKFRYFKFVMNDDNDVSVEYDFPVEASDYTLGQEVVEILMRMMHVLDECYPVLMRAIWS; encoded by the coding sequence ATGTTTAAGGCAATACGACTCATTATGCAAGAAATGGACAAGGTGAATATGCACTATAATGTCGAGGATATGGAGGATGTCAATATTCTCAGTGCAGGCTATGGTATAGAGAATGGTCCTACAATTACAATTAAGGTATTTTCTCAAGATGATGACAATGATGTGGCTGTTCGTGTCTATGGCATTCTCCACAATGTGGCAGAAGAAAGAATTCCAAAGATTATGAAAGTGATCAATCAATGCAATCAAAAGTTTCGATACTTTAAGTTTGTAATGAACGATGACAATGATGTTAGTGTTGAATATGATTTTCCTGTTGAGGCCAGTGATTATACCTTGGGACAAGAAGTTGTTGAGATTTTGATGCGGATGATGCATGTTCTTGACGAGTGTTATCCAGTGTTGATGAGAGCTATTTGGAGTTAG
- a CDS encoding Hsp70 family protein: MKAQEQDGLCVGIDLGTTNSVLSIINEKPNGDIISKVLEIPRATDMYNAVSAGPKLTTKKEPTLPSCVYYRQEKNYEPLVGDFAKMQYPLRPHLVAKSVKSQMGKAKVEGLSEDIPDKTPAEISARILKHLIREASKVCRSEIKDAVITVPANFDSIMCKATRDAAELAGIKVRNNDGSERPILLSEPNAVIYDLINQIHNGEISDRILDLSEKKRVLVFDLGGGTLDITMHQIQRRDDNEEVLKVDEIATNRYTLLGGDDFDEEIAKAMYKRYLAQYERYPDVVKKLRKEENTIMALLRVQAEGLKLEVNDRCGNQDDYDSGWDDSGWDDTEEETGFSIGGNMGGIGYSYDDTFTQGEVENILSVFMASELKYDDYKNLENISNIRNIIYPILDVLKKASDKLETEDVVVDAVIVNGGMSKFYMVTDRLKEFFGFDPIVALDPDQAVARGAAVYHYYLRKYDEMQDDMRLLDQDEDRTVAKNTSNKRKIPDILIDWSGNILNDSLYLGVKNGATHEIIPTGTELPYTSQVMSGFRIEAGKNKIAIPIKNRNLDGSYRTIANGNMVFKQRYFNGVYVAFMIHMSKNKVITMKAWTSRDVDGNNQIEAGIAEISIETNEFSKEKSRMIAQSGSRLQPRAEINHLVQLCQNLEKIRGGQGQDKNGMMNMRIYNCIDSICKAGNKEEFAPAVLDALENNTSEVIKLRLFVIAKKIGDFWSNDEKKRLARLCMSQISADITGFPMEKGPRVNTNIEAIYAMSICANAEQLSRLSPLHSIVKYRQVCLDTHAKTRTEIQWLQDEFFHDVRKTLERKESNIQFSAYAIGAALKKDGLSEPILPFQKEERIIQQLCKVIRAGVLSEKALICCVLSLGWISDQRENIFKLDERMEQEILDILENLDFFYPTFTHQEEERKVAMKMVKGERLTNSEEQFLLKKLER; this comes from the coding sequence ATGAAAGCACAAGAGCAAGATGGCTTATGTGTGGGCATTGATCTTGGGACAACCAATTCTGTGTTGTCCATCATCAATGAAAAGCCAAATGGAGATATTATCAGTAAGGTTTTGGAGATTCCTAGAGCAACGGATATGTACAATGCAGTTTCTGCAGGACCAAAATTGACAACGAAAAAGGAGCCTACACTCCCGTCCTGTGTCTATTATCGACAGGAAAAAAATTATGAACCGCTGGTGGGTGATTTTGCCAAGATGCAATATCCATTGCGTCCACATTTGGTTGCTAAGTCAGTGAAGAGCCAAATGGGAAAGGCCAAGGTGGAGGGTTTATCTGAAGATATTCCGGACAAAACGCCTGCAGAAATTTCGGCAAGAATATTGAAGCATTTGATCAGGGAGGCATCGAAAGTCTGTAGAAGTGAAATTAAGGATGCGGTCATCACAGTGCCTGCAAATTTTGATTCCATTATGTGCAAGGCGACAAGAGATGCAGCAGAATTGGCGGGCATCAAAGTAAGGAATAATGATGGCAGTGAGAGACCAATTCTATTATCAGAGCCAAACGCCGTAATTTATGATTTAATTAACCAAATTCATAATGGGGAGATTTCTGATCGAATTTTAGATTTGAGTGAAAAGAAGAGGGTGCTTGTATTTGATCTTGGTGGTGGAACTTTGGATATTACAATGCACCAAATTCAACGCAGAGATGACAATGAAGAAGTATTAAAGGTGGATGAAATTGCCACCAACCGCTATACATTGCTTGGTGGCGATGATTTTGATGAGGAAATTGCCAAGGCGATGTATAAAAGATACTTAGCACAATATGAACGCTATCCTGATGTTGTCAAAAAACTTCGAAAGGAAGAAAATACCATTATGGCTCTTCTTCGAGTTCAGGCGGAAGGATTAAAACTTGAAGTTAATGATCGATGTGGAAATCAAGATGACTATGACTCAGGATGGGATGATTCAGGATGGGATGACACAGAGGAAGAGACAGGATTTTCTATTGGTGGAAATATGGGAGGAATTGGTTATTCCTATGACGACACATTTACACAGGGAGAGGTAGAAAATATTTTGTCTGTTTTTATGGCATCAGAACTAAAATATGATGATTATAAGAATCTTGAAAATATTTCCAATATAAGAAATATTATTTATCCAATACTCGATGTGTTAAAAAAGGCTTCAGATAAATTGGAAACGGAAGATGTGGTGGTGGATGCCGTCATTGTCAATGGTGGAATGTCAAAGTTTTATATGGTCACAGATCGATTGAAGGAGTTTTTTGGTTTTGATCCTATTGTAGCTTTGGATCCAGATCAGGCGGTAGCCAGGGGAGCTGCAGTATATCATTATTATTTGCGTAAGTATGATGAAATGCAAGATGATATGCGTCTTTTAGATCAAGATGAAGATAGAACGGTGGCAAAAAATACTTCAAACAAGCGAAAAATTCCCGATATTCTCATTGATTGGTCTGGTAATATTTTAAATGATAGTTTATATCTTGGAGTCAAAAATGGGGCAACCCATGAGATTATTCCTACAGGAACAGAGCTTCCCTATACTTCACAAGTAATGTCAGGTTTTCGGATAGAAGCGGGGAAGAATAAGATTGCCATTCCAATTAAGAATCGAAATTTAGATGGATCCTATCGAACGATTGCCAATGGAAATATGGTCTTTAAACAGAGATATTTTAATGGTGTCTATGTGGCCTTTATGATTCATATGAGTAAGAATAAGGTAATTACCATGAAGGCTTGGACCAGCAGGGATGTTGATGGAAATAATCAAATTGAGGCTGGCATTGCTGAAATTTCCATTGAAACCAATGAATTTTCTAAGGAAAAGAGCAGGATGATCGCTCAAAGCGGTAGTCGCCTACAGCCAAGGGCAGAGATTAATCATCTTGTACAACTTTGCCAAAATTTGGAAAAAATTCGGGGCGGTCAAGGCCAAGATAAAAATGGCATGATGAATATGCGTATCTATAATTGTATCGACAGTATCTGTAAAGCTGGAAATAAGGAGGAATTTGCTCCAGCAGTGTTAGATGCACTTGAGAACAATACTTCTGAAGTAATCAAATTGAGACTTTTTGTTATTGCAAAGAAGATTGGAGATTTTTGGAGCAATGATGAGAAAAAGAGATTGGCAAGATTGTGTATGAGTCAAATTAGTGCAGATATTACAGGATTTCCTATGGAAAAGGGACCAAGAGTCAATACAAATATTGAAGCGATTTATGCAATGAGCATCTGTGCCAATGCAGAACAATTGAGCAGGTTGTCACCATTACATTCGATTGTGAAGTATCGCCAAGTCTGTCTGGATACACATGCGAAGACAAGGACAGAGATTCAGTGGTTGCAGGATGAGTTTTTTCATGATGTTAGGAAGACTTTAGAAAGAAAGGAAAGTAATATTCAATTCAGTGCCTATGCCATCGGTGCTGCATTGAAAAAGGACGGATTGAGTGAACCTATATTGCCATTTCAGAAGGAAGAAAGAATTATCCAACAGCTTTGTAAAGTTATCAGAGCAGGTGTGCTTTCAGAAAAAGCATTGATCTGTTGTGTATTGTCTCTGGGATGGATTAGTGACCAGAGAGAGAATATTTTTAAGCTTGATGAAAGAATGGAACAAGAAATATTGGATATTCTAGAAAATCTAGACTTCTTTTATCCGACCTTTACTCATCAAGAAGAGGAAAGAAAAGTAGCGATGAAAATGGTAAAGGGCGAACGGCTTACCAATAGTGAAGAGCAATTTTTGTTGAAGAAATTGGAACGATAG
- a CDS encoding nitroreductase family protein, producing the protein MEFREVIKNRYSCKKYSDRQVEKEKLEAILNAGRLAPTAKNLQEQHIYVLQSAEALDKFDQVSPCRYGAPTVLVVTFDKNNVYLYPGEKRDSGVEDASIVATHMILAAADEGVDSCWINCLDPDELAKALELPQNEEILMAMDLGYAAEGAGPLANHEKRKELSETVSYL; encoded by the coding sequence ATGGAGTTTAGAGAAGTCATAAAAAATCGCTACTCATGTAAAAAGTATAGCGATCGTCAAGTAGAAAAGGAAAAGTTAGAGGCAATTTTAAATGCAGGACGCCTCGCACCAACAGCAAAAAATCTTCAAGAGCAACATATCTATGTCCTTCAAAGTGCTGAAGCTTTGGACAAATTTGACCAAGTTTCTCCTTGTCGCTATGGTGCACCAACGGTTCTTGTTGTTACCTTTGATAAGAACAATGTCTATCTCTATCCTGGGGAGAAGCGAGATTCTGGTGTGGAGGATGCAAGCATTGTTGCAACCCATATGATTTTGGCAGCAGCGGATGAGGGCGTGGACAGTTGTTGGATCAATTGCCTTGATCCAGATGAGTTAGCCAAGGCGTTGGAACTTCCACAGAACGAGGAAATTCTAATGGCAATGGATCTTGGCTATGCCGCAGAGGGAGCAGGTCCATTGGCCAATCACGAAAAGAGAAAAGAACTTTCAGAGACAGTGAGTTATCTATAA